A DNA window from Candidatus Roseilinea sp. contains the following coding sequences:
- a CDS encoding transcriptional regulator → MPRKSFIIGFIVFGLIATAIGASFYAYRRAYEYFANELTILPEILSQPRPVSIATPGTSQDEIIVLPKAWDGKERVNILLLGIDQRAGESERAYRTDTIIVFTLDPVTMEAGILSIPRDIWVPIPGDFGQPNYRINQANFLGDAYDYPGGGIALARKTVENFLGIPIHFVARINFTAFENFIDRIGGITIDVPEPIYDPHYPTEDYGVEVFSLPAGLQTMDGATALKYARTRHSHNGDFDRARRQQQVILAVREKLKNPQTLALLIAGAPDMLRELGSSIKTDMTLDQMQQLAVLAQHLERDKIKSEVLDQRYTEFATTPDGSQVIIPIRARIAELRERFFSSQGAVKAAEIRSTTP, encoded by the coding sequence ATGCCTCGCAAATCCTTCATCATTGGATTCATCGTCTTCGGCCTGATCGCAACCGCGATCGGTGCCAGCTTCTACGCCTATCGGCGCGCCTACGAATACTTCGCCAACGAACTGACCATTTTGCCGGAGATCCTCAGCCAACCCCGGCCGGTGAGTATCGCCACGCCCGGCACCTCGCAAGACGAGATTATCGTGTTGCCGAAGGCCTGGGACGGCAAAGAGCGGGTGAACATCTTACTGTTGGGCATTGACCAGCGCGCCGGCGAAAGCGAGCGCGCCTATCGCACCGACACCATAATCGTATTCACGCTCGATCCGGTGACGATGGAAGCCGGCATCCTGTCCATCCCGCGCGACATTTGGGTGCCGATCCCAGGGGATTTCGGACAGCCGAACTACCGCATCAACCAGGCGAACTTCCTGGGCGATGCCTATGACTATCCCGGCGGCGGCATCGCCTTGGCGCGCAAGACGGTTGAGAACTTCCTAGGCATCCCGATCCACTTCGTCGCGCGCATCAACTTCACCGCCTTCGAAAACTTCATAGATCGCATCGGCGGCATCACAATTGACGTGCCCGAGCCGATCTATGACCCCCACTATCCGACGGAAGACTACGGCGTGGAGGTGTTCTCGCTGCCGGCCGGCCTGCAGACGATGGACGGCGCCACTGCGCTGAAGTACGCGCGCACGCGCCATTCGCACAACGGCGATTTCGACCGCGCCCGCCGCCAACAACAAGTGATCCTGGCGGTGCGCGAGAAGCTCAAGAACCCGCAGACGCTGGCGTTGCTCATCGCCGGCGCGCCGGATATGCTGCGCGAACTCGGCTCCTCAATCAAGACCGACATGACGCTCGACCAGATGCAACAGTTGGCCGTGCTCGCACAGCACCTCGAACGCGACAAGATCAAGTCCGAGGTGCTCGACCAGCGCTATACCGAGTTCGCGACGACGCCGGACGGCTCGCAGGTGATCATCCCGATCCGCGCGCGCATCGCCGAGTTGCGTGAGCGCTTCTTCAGCAGCCAGGGGGCCGTCAAAGCTGCCGAGATCCGTTCAACCACGCCTTGA
- a CDS encoding MFS transporter codes for MATSTAVPAGSAARPTIRLAPAIASLVLLRGAMDAAYRAPLPFLVYIAAAFGADPAQAGWLAVALSAAGLVAPIVGPLEGWLGRRMTTVVASGAFIGVCMIMPFAPSYSAVLSLYLALGVAKALFTPQVQAFIGDAVPYERRGAAIGFVELSWALGWIIGVPVFGLLIEWATWWAPFIAFGLTGMAGLALVLHFAIVRDATPCGRATPRFDLGSMRRVWTTPAAVLVLAFGLLISFSSQLATLAYAPWLIAQFGLTPAQLGLISIVLGVADVVAEVGVIVLVDRIGKRRSVLAATTLYAAAFVLVIAFSRSLGPLMAALFLLFLTFEYALVASLAVASEATPGARAAMGGFVVATYSIGRIVASLIALPLFGLAGLGGVMTVAAVSTVMAVGAFWFVQVKEKAPAQR; via the coding sequence ATGGCCACTTCGACTGCCGTGCCGGCAGGGAGCGCAGCGCGACCGACAATCCGCCTGGCGCCGGCTATTGCTTCGCTGGTGCTGCTGCGCGGGGCAATGGACGCCGCCTATCGCGCGCCGCTGCCGTTTCTCGTTTACATCGCTGCGGCCTTTGGCGCCGATCCGGCGCAGGCCGGCTGGCTGGCCGTTGCGCTGAGCGCGGCTGGCTTGGTCGCGCCGATCGTCGGCCCGCTGGAGGGTTGGCTGGGCCGCCGAATGACGACGGTCGTCGCCTCCGGCGCATTTATTGGGGTGTGCATGATCATGCCCTTCGCGCCGAGCTACTCGGCGGTCTTGTCGCTCTATTTAGCTTTGGGTGTGGCCAAGGCGCTGTTCACGCCTCAGGTGCAGGCGTTCATCGGCGATGCCGTGCCCTATGAGCGGCGCGGCGCCGCGATCGGCTTCGTCGAACTATCCTGGGCGCTGGGTTGGATCATCGGCGTGCCGGTCTTTGGCCTGCTGATCGAATGGGCGACCTGGTGGGCGCCGTTCATCGCCTTCGGCCTGACCGGCATGGCCGGATTGGCGTTGGTGTTGCATTTCGCGATTGTGCGTGATGCGACCCCGTGTGGGCGAGCAACGCCCCGGTTCGACCTGGGCAGCATGCGGCGCGTGTGGACGACGCCGGCAGCAGTGCTGGTATTGGCTTTTGGGCTGTTGATCTCTTTCTCCTCGCAACTGGCTACGCTGGCCTACGCGCCGTGGCTCATCGCACAGTTTGGCTTGACGCCGGCGCAGCTCGGATTGATATCCATCGTGCTCGGTGTGGCCGATGTCGTCGCCGAGGTCGGCGTGATCGTGCTGGTGGATCGCATCGGCAAGCGCCGCTCGGTGCTTGCGGCGACGACGCTCTATGCGGCCGCCTTCGTCTTGGTGATCGCCTTCAGCAGGAGCTTGGGACCGCTGATGGCGGCGCTCTTCCTCTTGTTCTTGACGTTCGAATACGCTCTGGTGGCCTCGCTCGCCGTGGCGAGCGAGGCGACGCCGGGTGCGCGCGCTGCAATGGGCGGCTTCGTCGTCGCGACGTACTCGATCGGCCGCATCGTCGCTTCGCTGATCGCCCTACCGTTGTTCGGCCTGGCCGGATTGGGTGGGGTGATGACTGTAGCAGCCGTCTCCACGGTGATGGCCGTCGGCGCTTTCTGGTTTGTGCAAGTGAAGGAGAAGGCTCCGGCGCAGCGATGA
- a CDS encoding branched chain amino acid aminotransferase produces MVTTFQLDTSGPTDDRRIVLFGTHTSLGEASGQLPDGAYTTFRTYQGSRVLRLRQHIRRLEESVALLGNPAHLDEAATRRAVAHALRATGYPESRFRLTFAPPMLFVSIEPFTPYPPSLYESGVWCVSVSLHRDNPHAKSTTFIASAADAYRALPAGAHEGLMIGEDGAVLEGLSSNFFAVMPSAAAPAAPCVLRTEEARVLAGVTRALVLEVARQVLPVSTEAVAYSDLPRARECFITSVSREILPVVKVDQLTIGDGSPGPITRALMQRFRALVEREAEPLL; encoded by the coding sequence ATGGTCACAACATTTCAACTCGACACGAGTGGCCCAACCGACGACAGGCGCATCGTCTTGTTCGGCACGCACACCTCGCTCGGCGAAGCGTCCGGCCAGTTGCCCGACGGGGCCTACACCACCTTTCGCACCTATCAGGGCAGCCGCGTGCTGCGGTTGCGCCAGCACATCCGGCGCCTGGAGGAGTCGGTTGCGCTGCTCGGCAATCCTGCCCATCTCGACGAGGCCGCGACGCGCCGGGCTGTGGCGCACGCCCTGCGCGCGACCGGCTATCCCGAATCGCGCTTCCGGCTGACCTTTGCACCGCCGATGTTGTTCGTCAGCATCGAGCCGTTCACGCCCTACCCGCCGTCGCTCTACGAGTCCGGCGTCTGGTGCGTGAGCGTGTCGCTCCACCGCGACAACCCGCACGCCAAGAGCACGACGTTCATCGCCTCGGCTGCAGATGCCTATCGCGCGTTGCCCGCCGGCGCGCATGAGGGCCTGATGATCGGCGAGGATGGCGCCGTGCTGGAGGGGCTGAGCAGCAACTTCTTTGCGGTCATGCCCTCGGCTGCTGCGCCGGCGGCGCCATGCGTGCTGCGCACCGAAGAGGCGCGCGTCTTGGCCGGCGTGACGCGCGCGCTGGTGTTAGAGGTCGCCCGTCAGGTGTTGCCGGTGTCAACCGAGGCAGTGGCCTATAGCGACCTGCCGCGGGCGCGCGAATGTTTCATCACCAGCGTCTCGCGCGAGATTTTACCCGTGGTGAAGGTGGATCAGCTCACCATCGGTGATGGATCCCCCGGACCGATTACCCGCGCGTTGATGCAACGCTTCCGCGCGCTGGTGGAGCGCGAAGCCGAACCCCTGCTGTGA
- a CDS encoding polyprenyl synthetase gives MSSVVNTLSAVFQRYVPLIEAEMRAVINAPAQPRQFNVMLNYHLGFTDSTGAPASAPAGKRIRPVLTLLCCEACGGDCRHAVPAAAGVELLHNFSLIHDDIEDRDELRRGRPTLWKLWGEAQAINAGDAMFAFAHLALLRSAEHGASAERVVRAMRAFDAMCIRLTIGQHLDLSFESRSDVTAEEYLRMIESKTAALTSSACEIGALLGGADDATVQAFADFGHWLGVSFQLQDDVLGIWGDPAITGKHDSDLAHGKKTLPVLYAAERDARIRQGYLEAGPLSNDAARTMREMIEAAGGRAHAEQAAAEAHAHALAALDKTGLDNAASHALRELARSLLGRTN, from the coding sequence ATGTCCAGTGTCGTGAACACCCTCAGCGCCGTCTTCCAGCGCTACGTACCCCTGATCGAAGCGGAGATGCGCGCTGTCATCAACGCGCCGGCGCAGCCCCGGCAGTTCAACGTGATGTTGAACTATCACCTCGGTTTCACCGATAGCACCGGCGCGCCGGCATCTGCGCCGGCGGGCAAGCGCATCCGGCCGGTGCTCACGCTGCTGTGCTGCGAAGCGTGCGGCGGGGATTGCCGCCATGCTGTTCCAGCCGCAGCAGGCGTCGAACTCTTGCACAACTTCTCGCTCATCCATGACGACATCGAAGACCGCGACGAGCTACGGCGGGGCCGCCCCACTTTGTGGAAGCTGTGGGGCGAGGCACAAGCGATCAACGCCGGCGACGCCATGTTCGCGTTCGCCCACCTCGCATTGTTGCGCTCGGCCGAGCACGGCGCGTCGGCCGAGCGCGTGGTGCGCGCGATGCGCGCCTTCGATGCGATGTGCATCCGGCTGACCATCGGCCAGCACCTCGACTTGAGTTTCGAGTCGCGCAGCGACGTGACCGCCGAGGAGTATCTGCGCATGATCGAGAGCAAAACGGCCGCGCTGACGTCGAGCGCGTGTGAGATCGGCGCATTGCTCGGCGGCGCAGACGACGCGACGGTGCAGGCGTTCGCCGACTTCGGTCATTGGCTGGGCGTTTCGTTTCAGTTGCAGGACGACGTGTTGGGCATCTGGGGCGATCCGGCCATCACCGGCAAGCACGACAGCGACCTGGCGCACGGCAAAAAGACCTTGCCGGTGCTCTACGCCGCCGAACGCGACGCGCGCATTCGCCAGGGCTACCTCGAGGCCGGCCCGCTGAGCAACGACGCTGCGCGAACGATGCGCGAGATGATCGAGGCGGCCGGCGGCAGGGCGCACGCCGAACAGGCCGCCGCAGAAGCTCACGCCCACGCGCTTGCCGCCCTCGACAAGACCGGTCTGGACAACGCCGCCAGCCACGCACTGCGCGAATTGGCGCGCAGCTTGCTGGGGAGGACAAATTGA
- a CDS encoding alpha/beta hydrolase: MYAELNGLRMFYEDRSSNDPTGAIVFLHGFPLDHSIWRHQLDYFSTSYRCIAPDLRGFGASSELKKPAEPTPLTVDTFAADIVALLDHLHIKSAHFVGLSMGGYIALAIWRRLATRKLVRRLIFSNTRAAGDTPETKANRKRQAELVKAQGTRPYADEMLPRLLAPENIERCGNEVRHMIERTHPDTIVATLEALAARKDMTDWLRRVQVKTLVIAGEKDVISPPSDSELIAREVDGAKLVVIPNAGHLTPLEQPDAFNEAMYAFLR; the protein is encoded by the coding sequence ATGTACGCAGAACTCAACGGCCTCCGCATGTTCTACGAGGATCGCAGCAGCAACGATCCTACGGGCGCGATCGTATTCCTGCACGGCTTCCCGCTCGACCACAGCATCTGGCGGCACCAACTCGACTACTTCTCGACCAGCTACCGATGCATCGCACCCGATCTGCGCGGCTTTGGTGCATCGAGCGAGTTAAAAAAGCCGGCCGAGCCAACGCCGCTCACCGTGGATACCTTTGCTGCCGACATCGTCGCCTTGCTCGACCATCTGCACATCAAGAGCGCCCACTTCGTCGGGTTGTCCATGGGCGGCTACATCGCGTTGGCCATTTGGCGCCGGCTGGCCACCCGCAAACTCGTGCGGCGGTTGATCTTCTCGAACACACGCGCCGCCGGCGACACGCCAGAGACGAAAGCCAATCGAAAGCGGCAGGCCGAACTGGTCAAGGCGCAGGGCACACGACCCTATGCCGACGAGATGTTGCCCCGGTTGCTTGCGCCGGAGAACATCGAACGTTGCGGCAACGAAGTGCGCCACATGATCGAGCGCACTCACCCGGATACCATCGTCGCCACGCTCGAGGCGCTGGCCGCGCGTAAGGATATGACCGACTGGTTGCGCCGCGTGCAGGTCAAGACGCTCGTCATCGCCGGCGAGAAGGATGTGATCTCCCCGCCCAGCGACTCCGAGCTGATCGCGCGCGAGGTTGACGGCGCGAAGCTCGTCGTGATTCCCAACGCCGGTCACCTCACCCCGCTTGAACAGCCCGACGCCTTCAACGAGGCCATGTATGCTTTCCTCAGATGA